The stretch of DNA CCCTACTTGTCAACGCGCTATATAATTTTGTGGACAGAATTTTTATCGGAAACGGTGTCGGATCTCTTGGCATTGCCGGTATTACCATAGTGTATCCAATTATGCTGGTGATGGGGGCATGTGCAACACTGGTTGGTACAGGGGCGGCTTCCCTAATTTCAATCAGACTTGGCGAGAAGAAAGCTAATGTGGCTGAGCGAGTACTTGGAAATGCAATAGTGCTGTTGATTATGCTTTCGATAATAATAACAATATCAGGATTGCTTTTTATTAACCCGATTTTAAGATCCTTCGGAGCAAGTAGCGAAGTGCTTCCCTATGCAAAAGATTATATGGGTATAATTATGTTGGGAACTATATTTCAAGTACTTGGGCTGGGTATGAACTATTCTATCCGGGCTGATGGAAGTCCCCAAAAGGCAATGGTAACGATGTTAATCGGGGCTATTTTAAATACGATATTAACTCCCATATTTATTTTCGGTTTTAACCTGGGAATGAAAGGGGCGGCACTGGCAACTATTATTTCCCAGGCAGTATCGGCTGCCTGGGTTATGTACTATTTCATTGGCGGAAGTAGTTTTCTAAAAATCCATATACAAAACCTTAAGCTCATTTCTGACATTGTAAAACCAATCCTTGCCATTGGAGCAGCATCCTTTATGATGCAGCTAACGCTAAGCCTATCTAATATGATTATGAACAAGAGCCTTGTTCATTACGGTGGGGATATAGCGGTATCAGCAATGGGAGTGATTTTTAGTATCATCTTCCTTATAGTATTGCCTATACTCGGAATTAGTCAAGGTATCCAACCAATCATTGGATTTAACTATGGAGCCCAAAAATTTGATAGGGTAAAAGAAGCGTTACAATCCGGTGTTATAGCTGCAACTGTTATTGCAACACTGGGATTTATCATTATTAGGGTGTTTCCTGAACAGCTTATGTCATTGTTTAATAGCCAGAATAAGGAATTTATTTCTATAGGAAGCTATGCTATGGGAATTTCTATGATTTTTGTACCTATTATAGGTATCCAGATGATTGTTACGGGTTATTTTCAAGCTATCGGAAAACCAAAACAGGCTATGTTTTTGACTTTGTTAAGACAGGTGATTTTTTTAATACCGGCTCTTCTTATTTTACCGCAGTATTTCCAACTAATGGGTATATTAATTTCGATTCC from Desulfoscipio gibsoniae DSM 7213 encodes:
- a CDS encoding MATE family efflux transporter encodes the protein MKENKEDNIGQLGEEKIPALLLKFSLPVVIALLVNALYNFVDRIFIGNGVGSLGIAGITIVYPIMLVMGACATLVGTGAASLISIRLGEKKANVAERVLGNAIVLLIMLSIIITISGLLFINPILRSFGASSEVLPYAKDYMGIIMLGTIFQVLGLGMNYSIRADGSPQKAMVTMLIGAILNTILTPIFIFGFNLGMKGAALATIISQAVSAAWVMYYFIGGSSFLKIHIQNLKLISDIVKPILAIGAASFMMQLTLSLSNMIMNKSLVHYGGDIAVSAMGVIFSIIFLIVLPILGISQGIQPIIGFNYGAQKFDRVKEALQSGVIAATVIATLGFIIIRVFPEQLMSLFNSQNKEFISIGSYAMGISMIFVPIIGIQMIVTGYFQAIGKPKQAMFLTLLRQVIFLIPALLILPQYFQLMGILISIPLSDFLSFIITGIWLSAELKTLNKKQLTY